Below is a genomic region from Leucobacter exalbidus.
AACGTTCTCGACCACTGCGCGGCCGGCGTCGACTCCGCCCTTCAGCTCGAACGACAGCACCGCGCCCACACCCTTGGGTGCGTACTTGTTGGCGGCCGCATACCAGGGGCTCGACGGCAGACCCGAGTAGTAGACCGTGGCAACGTCTTCGTGGTTATCGAGCCACTCAGCAACCTCCTGAGCGTTCTGCACGTGGCGCTCAATGCGCAGCGACAGTGTTTCGATGCCCTGCAGCAGCAGCCACGCGCTGAGCGGGGCGATAGACGAACCGAGGTCGCGCAGCAGCTGCACGCGCGCCTTGATGATGTAGGCGATACCGTCGCCCACCGCGCCGGTGTAGCTCACACCGTTGTATGAGGGGTCGGGCTCGGTGAGACCGGGGAACTTTGCGACGTTCTTGGACCACTCGAACTTGCCGCCGTCGACGATGACGCCGCCGAGGGTGGTGCCGTGGCCGCCGAGGAACTTGGTGGCTGAGTGCAGCACGATATCGGCGCCGTGCTCGAGGGGGCGCAGCAGGTAGGGGCTCGCGACCGTGTTATCGATGATCAGCGGCACGCCGTTTTCGTGGGCGACGTCTGCGACGGTCTGAATGTCGAGCACGTTCGAGCGCGGGTTCGCGATGCTCTCTGCGAAGAAGAGCTTCGTGTTGGGGCGCACGGCGCGCTGCCATGCGGCCGCGTCATCCTGATCCTCAACGAACGTGACCTCAACGCCCAGCTTGGCAAGCGTGTACTTGAAGAGGTTGTAGGTGCCGCCGTAAATCGACGACGAAGACACGATGTGGTCGCCCGCAACCGCGATGTTGAGCACGGCGAACGTTGATGCGGCCTGGCCACTCGCGAGCAACAGTGCTCCGGTGCCACCCTCGAGCGCGGCGATGCGCTGCTCAGCAACTTCCTGCGTGGGGTTGGTGATGCGGGTGTAAATCGGGCCGAGCTCAGCGAGCGCGAAGCGGTTGGCCGCCTGAGCCGCGTCATCGAACACAAACGCGGTGGTCTGGTGGATCGGCAGCGCACGCGACCCGGTCGTCGGGTCGGGCTCTTGGCCAGCGTGAATCTGCTTGGTCTCGAAACCCCAGGTGGGCTGATCGGTCATGGTGACTCCTTGAAAAGTTGGGGTGAAGCGGTGAGGGCGGCGTGAGCCAAAAAGTAAGGGCGGCGCGAATTGCCGTGGGTGATGCTGTGTATGAGCGTACGAAACACTCGCTGCCAAGGCAATTACGCGCGACACGTTGCGTAACTTTGGTCGCGGTGTCAAAACAGCCCCCGAAACGCCCGCGATAGGCTGAAACGATACGCCGAGCAGCTGCGCCTGGGAACGCGAACATGTACTTTGTGGAACATGGAGCTCGCAGCATGTTGGCTCGCCAAACTCTAGCGAAGGAAGAGCGATGAAGAA
It encodes:
- a CDS encoding bifunctional o-acetylhomoserine/o-acetylserine sulfhydrylase, yielding MTDQPTWGFETKQIHAGQEPDPTTGSRALPIHQTTAFVFDDAAQAANRFALAELGPIYTRITNPTQEVAEQRIAALEGGTGALLLASGQAASTFAVLNIAVAGDHIVSSSSIYGGTYNLFKYTLAKLGVEVTFVEDQDDAAAWQRAVRPNTKLFFAESIANPRSNVLDIQTVADVAHENGVPLIIDNTVASPYLLRPLEHGADIVLHSATKFLGGHGTTLGGVIVDGGKFEWSKNVAKFPGLTEPDPSYNGVSYTGAVGDGIAYIIKARVQLLRDLGSSIAPLSAWLLLQGIETLSLRIERHVQNAQEVAEWLDNHEDVATVYYSGLPSSPWYAAANKYAPKGVGAVLSFELKGGVDAGRAVVENVELFSHVANIGDVRSLIIHPASTTHSQLTPEQQLTAGVTPGLVRLSVGLEHIDDIKADLEKGFAAARKVVAEAAANA